The following is a genomic window from Hymenobacter monticola.
GGTTGGGGGCTATGCTGAAACCTAAGTTGTCTTTAGCCGCCATGGTGGCCGTGAGGGTAGGGTCGGCGAGGGAGGCCAGGAAGCCCAGACGCGTATTGGTGGGAATACTTCCTGGCAGGGGAGTGCCGCTGAAGGTGGCCGGCGTATTGACAAACCCGTGCGCGTAGACCGTGGAGCCGGCCGCCGCAATGCTGTAGGCAATATCTGCACGGCTGCCGCCGGCCTGCTGCACCCAGCCGAAGCTGCCGCCGGGGCCTGTATCGGTTAGCTTGGCCACGTAAACATCGGCATCGCCGGTACTGGTCACGGTGGTCGTGCCGAAGTCTGCCACTCCCCCAAAATAGCCGGTTATGTAGAGGTTGCTGCCCCGGGCGATGAGGCCCAGCGCAGCATCATCGCCTATCCCGCCCGCGCGGCGGGCCCAGGCAAAGGCAGCGCTGCCGTTGCCGTCGGTGACTTTGGTTACGAATATGTCGTTGGATGGAAAGTAGGGGTCTAAGGTTGACGACAACTGGGCGGTGCCGAAAGTGCATTGGCCCTGGAAACGCCCCGTGACGTATACGTTTCCCCCGCCGACGGCCAAGTCACTCGGATTAACCAAGCTGCTGGCCCCACCGACCGCCAGCGCCCAATTAAAGCTGGCGGCGCTCCCGGCGTCCGTAAGCTTCGCTACGAACATGTCGAAATTGGTACTGGTCAGCACCGTGCTGCCGAAGCCCACGGCGCCGGAAAATCCGCCCGCCAGGTACAGGGCCGTGCCGCTCACCGCCAGCGCGTTGCTAAAGTCGCTGCCGGTGCTGCCGATGGAAAGCACCCACCCAAAGCTGGCGGCAGTGCCCGCATCCAAGAGCTTGGCCACGAACCCGTCGGTGTCACCCGCGCTGGTGAGGGCGGTTGCCCCAAACGCCGCCGTGCCGGCAAACGAGCCCGTTGCGTACACGTTCGGGCCGTTTACAGCCAGGCCCGTGGCGATGTCATTCCCGCTGCCGCCAGCCCGCACGGCCCACGCCCAACTGGCTGTTCCGCCCCCGTCCAGGAGCTTGGCCACGAACACGTCGGCATTGGCCCCGTTGGTGCCGGCGGCTGTCAGGCTGGTGTTGTCGAATGTAGCCGTGTAATAAAACCGGCCCGCTACGTAGAGACTGCCCCCGCTGCTCACGAGCCGGTCCGGCTGCACGTAAGTGGTGCCGCGGACCTGTTTCGCCCACACAAAAGCGCGGGCCGCGGGGCTCCACTTTGCGATGAACATATCGAAGTAGCCCTGGCTGGTAAGCGTAATAGCGCCAAAACTGACCGTGCCAAAAAAATACCCGGCGACGAACACGTTGCCGGCGGCATCGGTGGTCATGGGGCCTTGCTGCAAGGAGCTGTTCGGGGTGGGCACCATTGCGGCTGTCATTTGCAAGGACTGGGCCCGCGCCGCCGGCCCCGCCAGCCACAGCATCAGCAGCAGTCCGGTAAAGAAGCCACGGCGCAGCAAAGAGGAGATGTAGGTCATAGAAAGCGGTTAACGGCATGCCGGTGGTAGGATGCCCGAGTAAATATAGCCGCACAAAGCAGCCCCGACGCATGGACGGCGGGGCTGCTTCCCGGAACATCCTATATACGGCTATTCCACCGTCAGCCAGCGCGTGGCGGTGGCCGGGCCGGCGCTCACGCGCAGGGCGTAAAGGCCCGGCGCGAGGCCGCGCAGGTTCAACTCGTGGCGCTGGCTGGTAGATAAGCTTAACGTTTCGGTACGCAAGGTGCGGCCCAAGGCATCGGTCAGTGTCAAGATGGCGCTGGTAGCACCGGGCACGGCGGGCAGCTGCACCGTGGCGGTGCTGCGGGCCGGGTTGGGGGAGAGGGAGAAGCTCAGGTTGCCCCGGGCGGCCGCCGTGGCGGTGAGGGTGGGGTCGGTGAGGGAGGCCAGGAAGCAGGCGGAGCTGGTAGAGGTATTAATGGTTTGACTACCAAAGCTGGCTATTGGCCCAACGGTTCCTCCTACGTATACGCTGCCCCGGGCCACACGCACAGAAGTAGCAAAGTCATCAGCGGAGCCACCGGCTTGCTGCGCCCAGTCGAAACGGCTGGAACTGCCAGCATCAACCAGTTTCGCTACGAATACATCCCGAGGGTAGCTGCCATTCGCGCTGGGCCTGGTAAGCGTGGTGGCGCCGAAGCTGATTTGGCTGCTTCTGAAGGTGCCCGCCACATACACATTGCTGCCCTGCACGGTAATGGCCGTGGCCGAATCCATGTCCGCGCCTCCGGCCCGTTGGGCCCAGGCAAAGCTGGCCGTAGCACCCGCATCGGTGAGCTTGGCTACAAAGGCGTCATAGTCGCCAATGCTGGGGAGGCTCGTGTTGCCAAAAGTGGAGGGAGTGTTGCCGAGAGGGCCGCCTACGCTATAGCGCGTGCTGCCATAATACCCCG
Proteins encoded in this region:
- a CDS encoding T9SS type A sorting domain-containing protein, with amino-acid sequence MTYISSLLRRGFFTGLLLMLWLAGPAARAQSLQMTAAMVPTPNSSLQQGPMTTDAAGNVFVAGYFFGTVSFGAITLTSQGYFDMFIAKWSPAARAFVWAKQVRGTTYVQPDRLVSSGGSLYVAGRFYYTATFDNTSLTAAGTNGANADVFVAKLLDGGGTASWAWAVRAGGSGNDIATGLAVNGPNVYATGSFAGTAAFGATALTSAGDTDGFVAKLLDAGTAASFGWVLSIGSTGSDFSNALAVSGTALYLAGGFSGAVGFGSTVLTSTNFDMFVAKLTDAGSAASFNWALAVGGASSLVNPSDLAVGGGNVYVTGRFQGQCTFGTAQLSSTLDPYFPSNDIFVTKVTDGNGSAAFAWARRAGGIGDDAALGLIARGSNLYITGYFGGVADFGTTTVTSTGDADVYVAKLTDTGPGGSFGWVQQAGGSRADIAYSIAAAGSTVYAHGFVNTPATFSGTPLPGSIPTNTRLGFLASLADPTLTATMAAKDNLGFSIAPNPARSTATVQLPAVPGATSAVLTLTDAMGRSVRTETLSWASAGRPHTLDLRGLPPGLYAVQVQAGSTRGTQRLVVE